The following are from one region of the Cloacibacterium normanense genome:
- the lptC gene encoding LPS export ABC transporter periplasmic protein LptC → MQKKFSRILFKNIVTFSGLAIFFALTSCEEDLAKVNDKKSTNFASRIIYNADIVKKDSGMVKVRFKAPLLEEYEFVDTPYVVVRKGLYLEFYDSKKPKTPGKLWAKYAKMIDKKQFYEARGNVKVINNEGQTFAMQSIYWDKAKQRMYTKDTVFITDKDGSIFVAANGMNAKDDFSEYTFYNNSGDFNVKKMPNSGN, encoded by the coding sequence ATGCAAAAAAAATTCTCAAGAATATTATTTAAAAATATAGTCACCTTTTCAGGTTTGGCTATATTTTTTGCTTTGACTTCTTGCGAAGAAGATTTGGCTAAAGTAAACGATAAAAAAAGCACCAATTTCGCTTCTAGAATCATCTACAATGCAGACATTGTAAAAAAAGATTCTGGAATGGTAAAAGTGCGTTTTAAAGCACCATTGCTAGAAGAATATGAATTTGTAGACACTCCTTATGTAGTGGTAAGAAAGGGACTCTATCTGGAATTCTATGATTCAAAAAAACCCAAAACTCCAGGAAAACTTTGGGCAAAATATGCCAAAATGATTGACAAAAAACAATTCTACGAAGCCAGAGGAAATGTAAAAGTCATTAATAACGAAGGACAAACTTTTGCCATGCAGTCTATTTATTGGGACAAAGCAAAACAAAGAATGTACACTAAAGACACCGTTTTCATTACAGATAAAGACGGTTCAATTTTTGTAGCGGCAAATGGAATGAATGCAAAAGACGATTTTTCTGAATATACCTTCTACAACAATTCTGGAGACTTCAATGTGAAGAAAATGCCGAATTCTGGAAATTGA
- a CDS encoding CorA family divalent cation transporter: protein MIESTLHKTIEYEWIDILEMKQEDIAEISKKYDINHYWLEDCIDPNHLPKFEDNGNLKFFLTRLNTSTERLILNTISDVSTKLGIFLKDNLILTVHRIENDAIKSLLKEIAIHPENFKTPYQLALHLGQKIFISFEQENEILLDQLDKMENEVFLKNVSNSAQLKRLYRFKRKVGLNLKVLNLSSDWVSSFEKLPLDSVEIKDLKDSYKDAISDFDHLHLQTNNLMSMFLALSDQKANQVMKMLAIYSVYFLPITFIAGVYGMNFEYMPEITKPYGYFATLGLMGLIVIITFIYVRRKKW, encoded by the coding sequence ATGATAGAGAGTACACTTCACAAAACCATAGAATATGAATGGATAGATATTTTAGAAATGAAGCAAGAAGACATTGCCGAAATTTCTAAAAAATATGATATCAATCACTATTGGTTAGAAGACTGTATAGACCCGAATCACTTGCCAAAATTCGAAGACAATGGCAATCTAAAATTTTTCCTGACCAGATTAAATACTTCTACCGAAAGACTCATCCTCAATACCATAAGTGATGTAAGTACCAAATTAGGAATTTTCTTGAAAGACAATCTCATTCTTACGGTACACAGAATAGAAAACGATGCGATAAAATCCCTTTTGAAAGAAATAGCAATTCACCCAGAAAATTTCAAAACTCCTTATCAGTTAGCACTTCATTTAGGACAAAAAATATTTATTTCCTTTGAACAAGAAAACGAGATTCTTCTAGACCAATTAGATAAAATGGAAAATGAAGTTTTTCTAAAAAACGTTTCTAATTCTGCACAGTTGAAAAGGCTTTATCGTTTCAAAAGAAAAGTAGGACTCAATCTGAAAGTGCTGAATCTTTCATCAGATTGGGTGAGTTCTTTTGAAAAACTACCTCTAGATTCTGTAGAAATAAAGGACTTGAAAGACAGTTATAAAGATGCCATTAGTGATTTCGACCATTTGCATCTACAAACCAATAACTTAATGAGCATGTTTCTGGCACTCTCTGACCAAAAAGCCAATCAGGTCATGAAAATGCTCGCCATTTATTCGGTTTATTTCTTGCCTATTACTTTTATTGCAGGAGTTTATGGCATGAATTTCGAGTATATGCCAGAAATCACAAAACCTTATGGGTATTTTGCCACATTAGGTTTGATGGGACTCATCGTGATTATCACCTTTATATATGTAAGAAGAAAAAAATGGTGA
- a CDS encoding DNA polymerase III subunit: protein MNWEEIVGQKKVIETLKDAIDKERVGHAQLFIGEEGFGVLPLALAYAKEILKRENEHAASKVEHLNHLDLHFSFPVFTEKNNSLSQRLFEDFRNMIIENPYASINDWNEVLDAQNKQLFISADEVDALNQKFALKSFEGGTKILIVWRADKMNVTAANKFLKFLEEPPKKTIILLLAEKIDTILPTILSRCQAIEVPRIDDESLEQGIKNQFDVSEEKIKEVIHQVQGNYNTALQLLQNDSANEEFEELFIDWVRNAFMAKKKPEVLRNIVLWGRNIASWNREKQKNFLDFCSEMFRLALLQNYDAEHLVYKRLSKNGFNWEAFTNFIHGANIVDILEEISDADLHLYRNANAKIVWTDLGIKLTRYIHRSA from the coding sequence ATGAATTGGGAAGAAATTGTAGGACAAAAAAAAGTTATAGAAACGCTTAAAGATGCAATAGATAAAGAAAGAGTAGGGCATGCTCAGTTATTTATTGGCGAAGAAGGTTTCGGCGTTTTACCATTGGCTCTGGCTTATGCTAAAGAAATTCTCAAAAGAGAAAATGAACATGCCGCTTCTAAAGTAGAGCATCTCAATCACTTAGATTTACATTTTAGTTTTCCCGTTTTTACAGAAAAAAACAATTCTTTGAGTCAAAGATTGTTTGAGGATTTCAGAAATATGATTATAGAAAATCCTTACGCTTCCATTAATGATTGGAATGAAGTGTTAGACGCTCAAAACAAGCAATTGTTTATTTCTGCTGATGAAGTAGATGCTCTGAATCAGAAGTTTGCGCTAAAAAGTTTCGAAGGTGGAACTAAAATTCTCATTGTTTGGCGAGCCGATAAAATGAATGTGACAGCAGCCAATAAATTTTTAAAATTTCTAGAAGAGCCACCTAAAAAGACCATTATTTTGCTTCTTGCAGAAAAAATAGACACCATTTTACCTACTATTTTATCAAGATGTCAAGCCATAGAAGTCCCTAGAATAGATGACGAAAGTCTAGAACAAGGAATCAAAAATCAATTTGATGTTTCCGAAGAAAAAATAAAAGAAGTCATTCATCAAGTGCAAGGAAATTACAATACCGCGCTACAATTGCTTCAAAATGATTCTGCGAATGAAGAATTTGAGGAACTTTTTATCGATTGGGTGAGAAACGCTTTCATGGCGAAAAAGAAACCAGAAGTTTTGAGAAATATCGTTTTGTGGGGAAGAAATATCGCTTCTTGGAACCGAGAAAAACAGAAAAATTTCTTAGATTTTTGTTCTGAGATGTTCAGATTGGCATTATTGCAAAATTATGATGCAGAACATTTGGTTTACAAACGTTTATCTAAAAACGGATTCAACTGGGAAGCGTTTACCAATTTTATTCACGGAGCTAATATTGTAGATATTTTAGAAGAAATCTCCGATGCTGATTTGCATCTTTACAGAAATGCAAATGCCAAAATTGTTTGGACAGATTTAGGCATAAAATTAACCAGATACATTCACCGAAGTGCATAA
- a CDS encoding IS3 family transposase (programmed frameshift), with protein sequence MGKSKYSVDFKLKAIKRYHKGDIGTDDLGKRIGVCGSLVRKWIKFYELYGVSGLVRLSNTHYTKDFKLKILSVIEKENLSLKEASRRFNIPAESSILSWQRNYKKNGILGLENRPRGRPKTMSNYKRKKKKTGKPLTREEKLLERIYYLEAENAILKKFRRLNSGKEKSKAIEELRQDFDLAVLLHCTSMARSSFYYYQKRFQMKDKYAEIKEMIKQIYHRHKGRLGYRRITLLLKEKGILINHKTVLRLMKTLGLKSIIRVKKYKSYKGEQGKIAPNVLQRNFKSDTPNQKWATDVTEFNVSGNKLYLSPIIDLFNGEIVSFDLSERPVFSQIIRMLKKSFRKVKSTQNIILHSDQGWQYQMKHYQNLLKEKGIIQSMSRKGNCLDNAVIENFFGTIKSEMFYTRKFGSIQELKIEIVKYIHYYNNDRIRLNLKGKSPVQYRTLSFENIV encoded by the exons ATGGGAAAAAGTAAATATTCAGTAGACTTTAAATTAAAAGCTATAAAGAGATATCACAAAGGGGACATTGGAACAGACGATTTAGGAAAACGCATTGGAGTTTGTGGTTCCTTGGTTCGTAAATGGATAAAATTTTATGAACTTTATGGAGTTTCAGGACTTGTTCGGCTTTCCAATACGCATTACACAAAAGATTTTAAATTAAAGATTTTATCAGTAATTGAGAAAGAGAATTTAAGTTTAAAAGAAGCGTCGAGAAGGTTTAATATTCCTGCGGAGTCCAGTATTCTTAGTTGGCAGCGTAATTACAAAAAAAATGGTATTTTAGGTTTAGAAAACAGACCCAGAGGAAGACCTAAAACCATGAGTAATTACAAGCGAAAAAAAAAGAAAACAGGCAAACCCTTAACAAGGGAGGAAAAACTGTTGGAGAGGATTTATTATTTAGAAGCCGAGAACGCCATTTTAAAAAAGT TTAGACGCCTTAATTCAGGAAAGGAAAAATCCAAAGCCATCGAAGAGTTAAGGCAGGACTTTGATTTAGCAGTACTGCTGCATTGTACATCGATGGCAAGAAGCAGTTTTTATTACTATCAAAAACGCTTTCAAATGAAAGATAAATATGCGGAAATAAAAGAAATGATTAAGCAGATTTATCATCGTCACAAAGGAAGGTTGGGCTATAGAAGAATTACTTTGCTTTTGAAAGAAAAAGGAATTTTGATTAATCACAAAACTGTTTTACGACTTATGAAAACATTAGGATTAAAGAGTATTATCCGAGTGAAGAAATATAAATCTTACAAGGGAGAGCAAGGGAAAATTGCGCCCAATGTTCTACAGAGGAATTTCAAATCGGACACTCCTAATCAGAAATGGGCAACCGATGTTACAGAGTTTAATGTATCGGGTAATAAACTTTACCTATCTCCAATCATCGATTTATTTAATGGTGAAATTGTCAGTTTTGACTTATCTGAAAGACCTGTGTTTAGCCAAATCATCAGAATGCTAAAGAAATCATTCAGAAAAGTAAAATCTACACAAAACATCATTCTACATTCTGATCAAGGTTGGCAATATCAAATGAAACATTACCAAAACTTGTTAAAAGAAAAAGGTATTATTCAAAGTATGTCCCGAAAAGGAAACTGTTTGGACAATGCGGTGATAGAAAACTTTTTTGGAACGATAAAATCAGAAATGTTTTATACCAGAAAGTTTGGTTCCATTCAGGAACTTAAGATCGAAATAGTGAAGTACATTCACTATTACAACAATGATAGAATAAGACTCAATCTCAAAGGAAAGAGTCCGGTACAGTACCGAACTCTTTCCTTTGAGAATATTGTTTAA
- a CDS encoding 3-oxoacyl-ACP synthase III family protein → MIKSVIKGYGYYVPENVVTNDDLSKLMTTNDEWITERTGIKERRHRKNRNDSEETTAFLAKKAAEKALEKANLTAKDLDFIVFATLSPDYFFPGSGVVLQEMLGCDTIGALDVRNQCSGFVYSMSVADAFIKAGTYKNILVVGAEVHSFGLDFTDDGRGVSVIFGDGAGAIILSASEDENEEGVLAVNMHSEGKYAEELAVKFPGTKLGWMDRVLYEPEAVERQDIYPVMNGNFVFKHAVSRFPETMMEALTKAGKTPEDLDMFIPHQANLRIAQFVQQKFGLPDEKIFNNIHKYGNTTAASIPIALCEALDQGKINKGDLVLLSAFGSGFTWGSVLFRY, encoded by the coding sequence ATGATTAAGAGTGTAATAAAAGGATATGGTTATTATGTTCCTGAGAATGTGGTAACTAATGACGATTTGTCTAAGTTGATGACTACTAATGATGAGTGGATTACGGAGAGAACAGGCATCAAAGAGCGCCGTCACAGAAAAAATAGAAATGACAGCGAAGAAACGACAGCGTTTTTAGCAAAAAAAGCAGCTGAAAAGGCTCTAGAAAAAGCAAATCTAACGGCTAAAGATTTAGATTTCATCGTTTTTGCAACTTTAAGTCCAGATTATTTCTTCCCAGGAAGTGGTGTAGTTTTACAAGAAATGCTAGGTTGTGATACCATCGGTGCATTAGATGTAAGAAACCAATGCTCAGGATTTGTTTATTCTATGAGTGTTGCAGATGCCTTTATCAAAGCGGGAACTTATAAAAATATATTAGTTGTAGGAGCTGAAGTTCATTCTTTTGGTTTAGATTTTACTGATGATGGTAGAGGTGTTTCTGTAATTTTCGGAGATGGAGCAGGAGCGATTATTCTTTCTGCAAGTGAAGACGAAAACGAAGAAGGTGTTTTAGCAGTAAACATGCACTCAGAAGGAAAATATGCTGAAGAATTAGCAGTTAAATTTCCAGGAACCAAACTAGGTTGGATGGATAGAGTTCTTTACGAGCCAGAAGCTGTAGAAAGACAAGATATTTATCCAGTGATGAATGGTAATTTCGTGTTTAAACATGCGGTTTCTAGATTCCCAGAAACCATGATGGAAGCCTTAACTAAAGCTGGAAAAACTCCAGAAGATTTAGATATGTTCATTCCACATCAAGCGAATTTGAGAATTGCTCAGTTTGTTCAACAAAAATTTGGTTTGCCAGACGAAAAAATATTCAATAATATTCACAAATACGGTAATACTACAGCTGCGTCTATTCCTATCGCATTGTGTGAAGCTCTAGATCAAGGAAAAATTAATAAAGGAGATTTGGTTCTTCTTTCAGCTTTCGGAAGTGGTTTCACTTGGGGAAGCGTACTTTTCAGATATTAA